One Cellulomonas taurus genomic region harbors:
- a CDS encoding endo-1,4-beta-xylanase: MRRPALILGTVALTVVAVVLVVLVLRDPPAPTPTASATMQPTPSVTPVVPTELSTVLTTDFDDPEQDAAGWEPLGEGVEALRSEEVPHTGTGSLLVTGRSAPWNGAQVDVTGLVSPGIQHTVAAWVRLGQGGGDDPGAVRSGTVRMTLQRTGDAEQFWHVADARATADGWTELTGTVTLPADTTDGQWRLYLESADTLADLRLDEVRVSRPTPPVQTEIASLAGSTDVPIGTAVAEQDLSGRPAELLLRHFDQLTAENAMKPSVVQPTEGQFDFGPMDTILDFAVAHGLAVHGHTLVWHRSTPDWFFTDPDGRPLTADPADQQLLRDRMRAHMQAIAEHLTERYGAANPVNSWDVVNEALDPGEGDGLRHSRWYDVLGPTYIGTAFDTARAVFGPDVTLVLNDYDTDAPDRRRALSSLLSTLIADGVPIDAVGHQMHLRVGSSVAQVDATLDAVADLGLRQAITELDVALTAPDQQLDTVTADQLTAQGTLVRQLVETFLAHDPEFISVWGLYDTRTWLRSWPRDRPLEAPLLFDDDLQAKPAYHGFLAALTS, from the coding sequence GTGCGCCGTCCGGCCCTGATCCTCGGCACCGTCGCCCTCACCGTCGTCGCCGTCGTGCTGGTGGTCCTGGTCCTGCGCGATCCCCCGGCCCCGACCCCCACCGCGAGTGCCACCATGCAGCCCACACCGAGCGTCACCCCCGTCGTCCCCACCGAGCTGAGCACGGTGCTGACCACCGACTTCGACGACCCGGAGCAGGACGCGGCGGGTTGGGAACCCCTGGGTGAGGGCGTCGAGGCGCTCCGCTCCGAGGAGGTGCCGCACACCGGGACCGGGTCGTTGCTGGTGACCGGCCGGTCGGCGCCGTGGAACGGGGCACAGGTGGATGTCACCGGGCTGGTCTCCCCCGGCATCCAGCACACCGTCGCCGCCTGGGTCCGGCTGGGCCAGGGCGGTGGTGACGATCCCGGTGCCGTGCGCTCCGGCACCGTGCGCATGACCCTGCAACGCACGGGGGACGCCGAGCAGTTCTGGCACGTTGCGGACGCACGGGCCACCGCCGACGGCTGGACCGAGCTGACCGGCACCGTCACCCTGCCCGCCGACACCACCGACGGTCAGTGGCGGCTGTACCTGGAGAGCGCCGATACCCTCGCCGACCTGCGACTGGACGAGGTCCGGGTGTCCCGGCCGACACCGCCGGTCCAGACGGAGATCGCCTCGCTGGCCGGATCCACCGACGTGCCGATCGGCACCGCGGTCGCCGAGCAGGACCTGTCCGGCCGCCCGGCGGAGCTGCTGCTGCGGCACTTCGATCAGCTCACCGCCGAGAACGCGATGAAGCCGTCGGTGGTGCAGCCCACCGAGGGGCAGTTCGACTTCGGTCCGATGGACACGATCCTGGACTTCGCGGTCGCGCACGGCCTGGCGGTGCACGGCCACACCCTGGTCTGGCACCGGTCGACGCCGGACTGGTTCTTCACCGACCCGGACGGCCGCCCTCTGACCGCGGACCCGGCCGACCAACAGCTGCTCCGGGACCGCATGCGCGCCCATATGCAGGCCATTGCCGAGCACCTGACCGAGCGCTACGGCGCAGCGAACCCGGTGAACTCCTGGGACGTGGTCAACGAGGCACTGGACCCCGGGGAGGGCGACGGTCTGCGTCATTCCCGCTGGTACGACGTCCTCGGCCCGACCTACATCGGCACTGCCTTCGACACCGCCCGTGCGGTCTTCGGTCCCGATGTCACGCTCGTCCTCAACGACTACGACACCGACGCCCCGGACCGCCGCCGCGCCCTGTCGTCCCTGCTGAGCACGCTGATCGCCGACGGGGTGCCGATCGACGCGGTGGGCCACCAGATGCACCTGCGGGTCGGGTCGTCGGTCGCTCAGGTGGACGCCACGCTGGATGCGGTGGCGGACCTCGGTCTGCGGCAGGCGATCACCGAACTCGACGTGGCCCTCACCGCGCCCGACCAGCAGCTCGACACGGTCACCGCCGACCAGCTCACCGCACAGGGCACCCTGGTGCGGCAGCTGGTGGAGACCTTCCTCGCCCACGACCCGGAGTTCATCAGCGTCTGGGGCCTTTACGACACCCGGACCTGGCTGCGCAGCTGGCCCCGCGACCGACCGCTGGAGGCACCCCTGCTCTTCGACGACGACCTGCAGGCCAAACCCGCCTACCACGGCTTCCTCGCCGCCCTCACCTCCTGA